The following are encoded in a window of Trichomycterus rosablanca isolate fTriRos1 chromosome 13, fTriRos1.hap1, whole genome shotgun sequence genomic DNA:
- the ngb gene encoding neuroglobin, with the protein MEKLSGKDKELIRDSWESLGKNKVPHGIVMFTRLFELDPALLNLFKYKTKCGVVPECLSSPEFLEHVTKVMVVIDAAVNHLDDMHTLEDFLLNLGRKHQAVGVKSQSFAVVGEALLYMLQCSLGSGYTAALRQAWLNMYNIVVAAMSRGWAKNGEHKSN; encoded by the exons ATGGAAAAACTCTCAGGCAAAGACAAGGAGCTGATCCGGGACAGCTGGGAGAGCCTTGGCAAGAACAAGGTCCCGCACGGCATTGTCATGTTTACCAG GCTCTTTGAACTGGACCCAGCTCTGCTGAACCTCTTCAAGTACAAAACCAAGTGTGGAGTCGTTCCTGAGTGTCTCTCCAGCCCAGAGTTTCTAGAGCATGTCACCAAG GTTATGGTGGTCATTGATGCAGCTGTCAATCATCTCGATGATATGCATACTTTGGAAGACTTTTTGTTGAACCTAGGCAGAAAGCATCAAGCTGTTGGGGTTAAATCCCAGTCCTTTGCT GTGGTTGGAGAGGCTCTGCTCTACATGCTGCAGTGCAGTCTGGGATCTGGCTATACAGCTGCCCTTCGCCAAGCCTGGCTTAACATGTACAACATCGTGGTGGCTGCCATGTCCAGAGGCTGGGCAAAAAACGGAGAACACAAATCCAACTGA
- the fam161b gene encoding protein FAM161B, with the protein MTPTKKLDSLLENREIPDILLELRLDALKTSHQQHLKQIEQQHQADLESRILENSLLTTSTDAPLKTNEEWQNGYREENTFKSRGSAYLFTRPQKSSSTPNLSSKISQAKTSSTLRAATSKSHDTWKRTNPELKDSKLIKEELDWAECQKQFHASPVPEHVFKTLYNDILQKQELTSLEGRQQRKELLLSMQKPFTTHQKEDRRMNETKPETNPKNQSRNRNLAGKRRAIPKAVTDSKISEKLKEEEQQRKIRIQMRAQETLKASSAPIQSQCTRANLQANTAQITKSKLLGFLQQTPSFQPKINTKVPDFNKLYQGFQKEVMERGERKEVTVCQPFQLLTSTLRQRNSRSSLDKSTKATSIDSLKRSNSFGGLTSLSRDTLPTYITDAARKRSIAIRKSMELRDNKEQESTEWMKQHRLNSQAISRGVAARSKAMDPHKSLKEVFQEKLKQHRQADEERMNDYKKELREMKTRVTTRPYLFEQVSQKIAKCDAERRYKNTLEQAGLDEHFVRSKGENDKSPQTSKQEDGDDHSSETDSSQREGSEKDCALSEERTEEDGMKTKEEEVS; encoded by the exons ATGACACCTACAAAGAAGTTAGACTCGTTATTAGAGAACAGAGAGATACCTGACATCCTTCTGGAGCTGCGCTTGGACGCCTTGAAGACTTCACACCAACAACATCTTAAGCAGATCGAGCAGCAACATCAGGCTGATTTAGAGAGCCGGATCCTGGAAAACTCACTGCTCACCACAAGCACTGATGCTCCACTGAAGACCAATGAGGAATGGCAAAATGGCTACAGAGAGGAAAACACTTTTAAGAGCAGAGGAAGTGCCTACCT GTTTACTCGACCTCAGAAATCCTCCTCCACACCTAATCTCAGCTCCAAAATCAGCCAAGCCAAAACTTCTAGTACATTAAGAGCTGCTACAAGCAAGTCACATGACACCTGGAAGAGAACAAATCCCGAACTTAAAGACTCCAAGCTAATTAAGGAAGAGTTGGACTGGGCTGAGTGTCAGAAACAGTTCCATGCATCACCTGTGCCTGAGCATGTCTTTAAAACCCTTTATAATGATATATTACAAAAACAGGAACTTACGAGTCTGGAGGGACGACAGCAGAGAAAAGAGTTGCTGTTATCAATGCAGAAACCTTTTACTACTCACCAGAAAGAGGATAGAAGGATGAACGAGACTAAACCAGAAACTAACCCCAAAAATCAAAGTAGAAACAGAAATCTTGCTGGAAAAAGAAGAGCTATACCAAAAGCAGTCACAGATTCAAAAATCTCCGAAAAATTAAAAG AGGAGGAGCAGCAGAGGAAGATCCGCATTCAGATGAGAGCTCAGGAGACTCTCAAGGCCTCCTCTGCCCCCATTCAAAGCCAGTGTACCAGAGCTAATCTTCAAGCCAATACTGCACAGATAACGAAGAGCAAACTTCTCGGTTTCTTACAGCAGACGCCTTCCTTCCAACCAAAGATCAACACTAAAGTACCAGATTTTAATAAGCTGTACCAGGGTTTCCAGAAAGAGGTGATGGAGAGAGGAGAAAGAAAAGAGGTCACTGTCTGTCAGCCGTTCCAACTGCTCACATCAACTCTTCGACAACGTAACAGCAGGAGCAGTCTAGACAAATCAACC AAAGCTACAAGCAttgacagtttaaagagaagCAATTCTTTTGGAGGCTTGACATCGTTATCCAGGGATACTCTTCCAACTTATATAACTGATGCTGCCAGGAAAAGGTCCATAGCCATAAG GAAGTCTATGGAGCTGAGGGACAATAAAGAGCAGGAAAGCACAGAGTGGATGAAACAACACAGACTGAATTCTCAAGCTATAAGCAGAGGAGTTGCAGCCAGATCTAAAGCCATGGACCCTCATAAGAGTCTAAAAGAGGTCTTTCAGGAGAAACTTAAACAGCACAG ACAGGCTGATGAAGAGAGGATGAATGACTATAAAAAAGAACTGAGGGAAATGAAAACTCGAGTCACAACCCGCCCTTACCTCTTTGAACAGGTGTCACAG AAAATTGCTAAGTGTGATGCTGAGCGCAGATACAAAAACACTTTGGAGCAAGCAGGCTTGGATGAACATTTTGTTAGATCCAAGGGTGAAAATGATAAAAGTCCTCAGACCTCAAAACAGGAGGATGGTGATGATCACAGCTCTGAAACTGACTCCAGTCAGCG GGAAGGAAGTGAAAAAGACTGTGCCCTAAGTGAGGAGAGAACAGAAGAGGATGGTATGAAAACCAAAGAGGAAGAAGTCAGCTGA